Genomic DNA from Cloeon dipterum chromosome 3, ieCloDipt1.1, whole genome shotgun sequence:
AATGGCTGACCGGCTTTGTTCTCTTCTGCAGGTGGGAAGTGCAGAGTTTATGGCCCCAGAAGTGGTTGAGGCCTTCGTGGGCGACTCTAGCTCTTATGACAAGCGCTGTGACTTATGGTCTCTTGGAGTTATTGCTTACATCTTGCTGTGTGGTTATCCCCCCTTCTACGGACACTGTGGAACTGAATGCAGTTGGGAGCAGGGCGGGACTTGTGAAAGCTGCCAGGTAAGATGACTGGATCCTGTGATTGAGGAGCTCTGTGGCTAACCCACGCATTATAAATTATGCAGGAGTTGCTTTTTGAAAGTATTCAAGAGGGAAGGTACGACTTTCCTGAAAGAGAATGGGGTGCCATCTCTGAAGAAGCCAAAGACTTGATTCGGGGGCTGCTGGTGAAGGAGGCTAGCCGGCGGCTTTCAGCCGAGTCTGTAATGCAACACCCTTGGGTGGCCAACGGACCCAGGGAGGATGTTGCTCCTCTGACAACCCCTCAGATCATTCGCAGGTGAGAAAccgaaaaatatgcaaaaaaatcctctttgaagaactcaaattttaaagataaactAGGAGCTACCCTTGATTTAAACTAAAGCAAtgtttaaatcattattattacttgTAGAAACAACAGTGCCAAGGAGTTGTCTGCATTTGCTGAGAGTGCCATGGAAGTGAACCGGGTGGTTCTGCAACACTTCAGCCTCAACATGGACATGAGTCACCTAACTTGCGCGAGCCAAGCGCGCCAGCAGGCGACCCGCAACAGTGAGATCTTTGGGCTCGCCGACCCCAGCAAGTCGGGACTGGCGCAACGCCGCTTGCTGAGGGCGCAGAGCCTCAGCAAGGAGAATGGAGGTTACGTCGCGCCCGCCCCCACTGGCTAGGCCCGACTTCCGCTTCGATCGCCATCTCTCAGTCACAAGTCAACCTTTGACGCGTCGCATTTCTTTCATTGATAAGGTTGGattaataatgtgaaataattttctatcgTTTTGTAAAAGctggattattatttttgtgctctGAGCTGCTTTTCACGCCCAAGCAAGTGaagcttttctttctttttttttaatagtttgatTAAGAGTCGGTGGCTGCAACGAGAGCACGCCGCTTTTCCCCCCCGGACCTTTCTCTAAACACTGCTTAAAAATTCGTCGGTATCAGGAGTTGGAGAGAATTTTAAAGCTGCATGCCGTCATTAAAATTACGATTGAACCTAATTGTAACTCGCATAGTTCTGCTGCAACATGTACTCTCATCTAACTTCTCTCCGGCTTGTAATTCGTAGCATTTAGCAGATGAAACACAAGACAGCATAATTATCTATGTACTCAAAACTCAACTTTCAGTGACGAGAAGTAGCTAATCGATTGATTGAGTACGTGAGAATTGTCGACAAAATCTGTCTTGAACGAGCATTCAAGAAGTTAGCCTCtcctctaaaattaaaaacagcaatATTTGTTGGTGACACAACACAATGTCCGTCTTAAAAAGCGTAAAGTGCTCTACCTCAATTGGATGAATCACtacttgttattttttcacttgagTCAAATCCAAGCAGCAGAGCTTTTGACACCATGTTCAAATCACACCAATTCTCTGCTGGCTTGTGAGTGGAAAAACACAAAGAGCGTGGTCCTGTTTGAGAAACTGGTCCAACacaatttattagaaaatcgttgagtcatttatttttactgaattgTGCGCTTTCCTCGTCGCATCACTGCTGCGCTTCATCCATTTAGTGAGTAATACGCCTGCTTGCAATTGTAATCACTTTAGAAAAACGAGCACGGCGAATTGAAAATCCATTTAGTCTTGATTATTTCGTGAAACCAGTCTGTCTTGTCTTCGTTTTGTGACAGTGGTGATGTTTAAAGAGGATGATGCTTTTTTACTTGTCATATTACACTTATGCATCAAAAAAGAGATACTATTTCTAAAATCGTGTAGCATAAACCCTTCCAGAAACAACAGACTTTTGTTTTGAGCGCTGGCTTTCTAAAAACCAGCCAAAGTACAATacacacaaaatatatatttatgcttGACTGCATGATTCGAATTggctctaattttaaatagctaTTTTGGATGTTGACTGCAGAAATGTTCCTTCAAAAGCGTGAGTGCAAGGGAGGAAGGGTTAGCTCAACATAATGTACcttattacaaaaatgaaatctccTGTTACTGCTTGAGTATGGACACCAACACTCTGATTAACACGGGATTTGATTCTTTTTGTATGAATGAGCTAAGCTGTGATAGTTATCGAATAATCAACGGTTAAAAACAACAACCatcaaaaacacatttttatattttccgtGGCCATATAAAAGTAGAAACAAAGTGggaaataccaaaaatttgtgaaattcgAGATGATGATTGATTGTGGGGAAAGATTGAGTAACACACATACTACATACTTTCAAGTGTAAATCAACTCACACAATTGTCTCTGAATGTACTCTCCTTTTTGGCTACAACTATGTAATGATTTTGTTAAGGAttgtagattaattttttattgttaaatgcCAGACCTCCGATTAAGTTTAAGGAGTTAGGAACCACGCGGAAGATTATGGAGAAATAATATCATCTCTTAGAATACAATGGAGAGAATTTGATAATGAATGActgacttaaaaataattatgtacatTCTTGTGATGGAGGAGttatataaatgtaaaattcgaataaaaagaatttttctagCCAAACCCTATTGTTTTCTTTAACTCATTAACacaattgtttcaatttcagatataatttattagttCATAATTATAGTGATGGCCAGCAGTGCAGTTTAAAGAGCACGAcctcttaaaacaaaattatgagTGCCAATGGCAGATTGAGTTTGCTGCTCATAAGAAAGGAAATACAAAAAGGTAAGCACACAAGTTCCGATTTAAGACACTCAAGATTGTTTTCCTGCCTGCCTCTTTTTGATGTCCCAGTTGAAAACTCTGGCCATGTTCACTTCGGTGGTTGTGAGTTGATCCCTAAAATGTAAAGCGTTAAACTTCtggtttttcataaatatcacGTGATTACAGGGTTCCGAATTTACCCAACCCGGATAAAACCCACCCGggttttatcggtttaaacGAGGCTAAAAAACCCAATAAAACCCACTATTTTATCCAAGGCTCCCAACATTTTcagtatcaaaaataaaaaatgctggaaaataaaaaataacgtttttgGCCGTTTTTTAACGCTAAAAAAGTAGTGCTGCATTTTtgaacattgaaaaattggcaagtcCCGGGGTATgaggattaaatttcttcgtttttaaaaaatatgcaatgaaTAGCAATCtgaaccccccccccccccaaaaaaaaacattaccCTCCAATAAAACCCACGTGGGTAGGGCAAAACGTAAAAATCCCGGGTTTTTATGAACCCTGCGTGATTATCTTGAGTCTTGCAATCTATTTAGCTCAATATCCAGAAATGGAAAGGATCTGCTTATTAacaacctctgctcagcacatcccgtgcgCTATGAGCTCATCATGTTCCAGGTGATCATGTCAGCTAATAATATGGGCCTCCTTAGTGGCCACAGAAGaccttgggcccaatgtgacCATCTTTACGCCTACCCGCACCAAGgtctttttaattgaaacgccagaaattcGTCCCttaagccgctggaaaggtgcgaaataCAGCTCGCGGCGAATCGATACaagtgcgcctcccagcccacTAAGTTATTTGAGCATTCTGAGTAATCAACAACTTTCCACCATCTATTACAGAGGGCAGCTAGTAACagacccccccccccccaaataCTGAAATATCTTGCATCGCATTAACAAACtcaaccagcccgttggctcgtattgttaaggcactctcaggagtgtcaaagcaatgagaggtattcgagcagttcggagatctaatactggctacccaatgtcagaaatggcaaaaaagtggttagtttagtgactcgaattgctcaaatttctcaacgggctgggaggcgcaccggcgccgactcgctacttgctggtttgcacctttccagcatgcgtgatttggcttcacgggacgaatgtctagcgtttcaatgtagtcctcggtgcggaggcaagtggcccatgagtgggctgggtccctgtacggcctggtgcgcccatgttatccgttcgcggtgttattgggacccgggtttcagcattcgtgctagtgcagtgcgcgcccttcccggtcctcggacagggataaaaagagcaaaaaaaagcgAGCAAAAAGACTGCTTTTGCCTGAGTATTAAGATAATGATAATTATTCAGTAATGGCATCATAGCAACACAATCAATTccgtgaaataaatcaaggtTGTACATAACAAGATTTAGTCTACACTATCAACTTATTTACCTCAAGAAGTTGAGATCATGGTCAATGTAGCCTAAATTACGCTTAGCTGACTCCGTGTTTTTGGTGAGAAGTTCAGATGCTCCATCCAAGGAATACTCTAACATCACATTTGCCTGAATTCAGATACCAAATTCAATTGATGAAAACAGActacataaattaataaaaaaaaaaacactaaccCCAAGCCAGAGGCACACTTTGTCAGTTGGAGGAATAGCTGCTTTCATGTGTGCTTGCTCAGCTATACAAAACATAGTTGACAGATCCTCCTTGTCGTTTTcgctctgctgctttttgagTAACTTAATCATACTCAGCGACTGCTCCAAATCAGGGATTTGAACTCTCAACCtaaatatgattaaaatggattatttaaatgcaagaaaaaaattaaatttgcccaTATATACACAATGGATGTAAATTGAAAGGTAATAAATTACCTCCTCTTTTTCGCTAAAAGGTTTGTTTCCATAAACCTGTATTTAGAATGTTGTTCGTCCAGCCGCTTGAGAACTTGCTGGACGTTGCTGTTTTCTTCCTGGGCCATGAAGGCATCAACATCGTCCTGCGGAAACATAAATGACAGATTTGAACTGAAGGTATAAAATTTGAGTGGGCCGGTGTGGGCGTGAACCGGTTGTGGTAAGTTTCAAAATGTCAACTtaagaaattttgctttaataaataatagatgAATTACCACATCAATAATAACGAATCAATTGCGATGGAACATATGTAAGTTTAAGCTTTAAAATACAGCAAaggtttttcaatttgattagTTTGACCATTAGaggaagctgctgctgctgctttgtgTCGGCATCGGCAGTCTGATACAACATATTATTCTGGCGTTGCCGCTGTCGTCTCAGCATGTGgctttttgaatttaacatttttagaaaCTACAGAACTTAACTGAGCAAAAACTAACACAACCCCcgaagaaacaaaattaactattttataaaaatcgaaatttaccACAAATTGAGCTTCTGGAATCCCAGCATAGGATTTTTTAGAGTCGGAAAGCTCTTTCACGTCAGACGAATCCATGTTTTGTAGAGTTTAGACTAAGGCTACTTTCACAATGCCCGGTAGATGGTACTGCTATCCTGGGTTCCTAGCGCCCTCTTCATTCTCCGCTCTCCTCCATCTCCATACCTCCACCCTCCTCTTATGCTCTGCTGTTGGCAACAATTGAATTTCGATTGACGCATTCTATCTACTCACCTCGAGTAAATTTCGGAAGGAGGATTTGAGCGACCAGCACAAGCAAGCGCATCATTTTGCTAGCTCCAATTTCATTTCTAAACGTAGATAATTCATATTGCTTTATTACTAATGTCAATGAGCAGAGCCAAAAATCAATCCGGTCTCAATTGAAGGACAGACACTGACGCACGGACAGAGAGTAGGTACATAAATAATGtgatgtttatatttttcgtttcCGTTCATAACATTGCAATTAGAGTGTTGCTTTAACGCGTCAAAAATACTAACTACCTACCAGAAATTTTACGCTTGATTTCacacataaaaatttgtatctgTGTAGAATGTGGCCTGCAAAGGGTGACCCCGGTTTTCGAGGAGTCGGCAACGCCCCCATGCCGCAACAATGGGCGCTTAACCCAGCAGCTTACCAGAATATGTCGAATGAGCAAGGTAAAAATTCTAAACTTCTTCCCGACTAAAATAAACGCTATTTTTTCTCCGATTAGTTGATTGGGCCCGATTGGCGCAGCAATGGATCATGATGAAGGACTCGATACCCATGGCACCACCACCGCCTCACTTGTCAATA
This window encodes:
- the LOC135939338 gene encoding MAP kinase-interacting serine/threonine-protein kinase 1-like isoform X2, which encodes MVEKILEEVKNAECEVVFMQDIAARKEQAKATRRKKKRTCSSSLMASTFPEMYRLTGEILGTGAYASVQTCVNVWTDMEYAVKIIEKVPGHSRQRVFKEVETFHHCNGHPNIIQLIEFFEEEERFYLVFEKVNGGPLLNRIQEYVHFTEKEASQIIKDLASALNFLHKKGIAHRDLKPENILCVSNDELCPVKICDFDLGSGIKFNADLSSPVTTPQLLTPVGSAEFMAPEVVEAFVGDSSSYDKRCDLWSLGVIAYILLCGYPPFYGHCGTECSWEQGGTCESCQELLFESIQEGRYDFPEREWGAISEEAKDLIRGLLVKEASRRLSAESVMQHPWVANGPREDVAPLTTPQIIRRNNSAKELSAFAESAMEVNRVVLQHFSLNMDMSHLTCASQARQQATRNSEIFGLADPSKSGLAQRRLLRAQSLSKENGGYVAPAPTG
- the mgr gene encoding prefoldin subunit 3: MDSSDVKELSDSKKSYAGIPEAQFVDDVDAFMAQEENSNVQQVLKRLDEQHSKYRFMETNLLAKKRRLRVQIPDLEQSLSMIKLLKKQQSENDKEDLSTMFCIAEQAHMKAAIPPTDKVCLWLGANVMLEYSLDGASELLTKNTESAKRNLGYIDHDLNFLRDQLTTTEVNMARVFNWDIKKRQAGKQS